TACGGGTTTTTTTCTTGACGGTTTTGTTTTGAGACATTGCGCTTGCGGTTTGGCGGAGCATAGCAGGCACAATGCCTCGGAAGCCTACGGAAATATAAACGGTTCCGCACACATAATGCTTGGGAATTATGCTTGATTTTTGCTTCTTGTGCTAGTGGCTGTTAACAATTGGTTTCGGATAAGGCACGGCAGCGGGTAGAATAAGGTTGCAGACAAATACGGTGCCGACAATCATGAAAAACCTGATAGCCTTTAACAAACCCTACGGCGTAATCTGCCAGTTTTCGCCGCACGAAACACATAAGAGCCTGAAAGATTATATTGATGCGCCGGGTTTTTACCCCGCAGGGCGTTTAGACACCGACAGCGAAGGCTTATTGCTGTTAACCGATAACGGCCGTCTGCAGGCGCAGATTGCCGAACCTAAGCACGGCAAAGAAAAAACCTACTGGGCACAGGTGGAAGGCAGCCCCGACGAAGCCCGGCTCGATATGCTGCAGAAAGGAATAGATTTGGGCGGGTTCGTTACCCGTCCTGCCAAAGTCAGGATTTTGCAGCCTGAAGAAACCGCCCGTTTGTGGCCGCGCAACCCGCCCGTGCGCGAACGCAAAACCGTGCCTGATTTCTGGCTTGAAATCACCATCAGCGAAGGCAAAAACCGCCAAGTGCGGCGGATGACGGCTAAAGCGGGTTATCCCTGTCTGCGTTTGGTGCGGGTGGCCGTGGGGCGGCTGAACCTGTTCGAGCTGGGCATAGAGCAGGGCGTTTGGGCGTTTTGCAAAACTATGCCTTGAATGTTTTTCAGACGGCCTCCGGCACATATCAAGGCCGTCTGAAAAAAAGACGGGTGCTAAAACCGCTCTGTCTTTAACCGCCACAGTAAATTTGATACACTGCACGCCTGATTTTTCACACACAGAAAATGAATTACTCATGAAAAAAACCGCCCTGATCGCACTTTCTGCATTGGTTTTGGCATCATGCAGCAGCGACACTCAAACCGGCCGCGCCGGTTCCGCCAAAGAAACACCGGTTCCGCCTGTCGGCAAACGCCCCGTATTCGACCATTCCGCCGATTCGGTAGCTGTGGGCGGGTTTAACGCCAATGCCAACGTGCAGAAATTTATATCCCACGAAACCGCCGGCGGCAAATTTTCGGCGGGCGAGCTGCAAAGTTTTTTCGACGGCGTGATTTACAAGGGCAACATCATCAATATTATGAACCGCCCCGGCACCTCACGCCCGTGGTATGAATTCCGTACCGGCAATTCGGGCGCGGCCAGAATTGCGGGCGGCAAGCGTTTTTACGCCCGGCATCAGGCAACCCTTGACGCCGTGGCCAAAAGCTACGGCGTGCCCGCCGAAATCATCGTGGCCATTATCGGCATCGAAACCAATTACGGCACCAATATGGGCAGCTTCCGCCTGGCCGATTCGCTGAGCACGCTGGCGTTCGATTACCCGCGCCGCGCCGAATTTTTTCAGAAAGAGCTGCACGAATTTCTGCTGATGGCCAAAGAAGAAAGGCGCGACGTGTTCGGCTTTCAAGGCAGCTATGCCGGTGCGATGGGTATGCCGCAGTTTATGCCTTCGAGCTTCCGCAAATATGCGGTCGATTACGACGGCGACGGCCGCCGCGACATCTGGAACAACATCGGCGACGTGGCCGCATCGGTGGCCAACTATATGAAAGCCCACGGCTGGCAGACCAACGGCAAAATGGTGGTGCCGGTTACGCTCACCATCACCCAAGAGCTGCAAAACATCATCGACGAAAAAACCGCGCTCACCCGCACCGTGGGCGATTTGAAACGCTTGGGCGTTACCCCGCAGGAAGTGGTGGACGACAACGAAAAAGCCGTGCTCTACCGCCTCGAAACCGCCCCGGGCGTGTATGAATACTATATCGGTTTGAATAATTTCTACACCGTTTGGCAGTATAACCACAGCCGCATGTATGTAACCGCCGTGCGCGACATCGCCAACGGTGTGAGCGACAATTACCGTTTGTAAAGCAATCATTTATGGCCTATCAAGTTCTCGCCCGTAAGTGGCGGCCCAAAACTTTCGCCGATCTGGTCGGGCAGGAGCACGTTGTCAAAGCCTTGCGTAACGCGCTCGACGAAGGCCGTCTGCACCATGCCTATCTGCTTACCGGCACGCGCGGGGTGGGCAAAACCACCATTGCGCGCATTCTCGCCAAAAGCCTGAACTGCGAAACGCCGTCGCACGGCGAGCCTTGCGGCGTGTGCCAAAGCTGCACGCAGATTGACGCGGGGCGTTATGTCGATCTTTTGGAAATCGACGCTGCTTCCAACACCGGCATCGACAACATCCGCGAAGTGCTCGAAAACGCCCAATACGCGCCCACCGCCGGCAAATACAAAGTCTATATCATCGACGAAGTGCACATGCTCTCGAAAAGCGCGTTCAACGCCATGCTCAAAACGCTGGAAGAGCCGCCCGAGCATGTGAAGTTTATTCTTGCCACCACCGACCCGCACAAAGTGCCGATTACCGTGCTGAGCCGCTGTTTGCAATTTGTGCTGCGCAACATGACCACCCAGCAGGTGGCCGACCATTTGGCGCACGTGCTCACGGTGGAGCAGATTGCCTACGAAGC
The sequence above is a segment of the Neisseria dentiae genome. Coding sequences within it:
- a CDS encoding pseudouridine synthase, with amino-acid sequence MKNLIAFNKPYGVICQFSPHETHKSLKDYIDAPGFYPAGRLDTDSEGLLLLTDNGRLQAQIAEPKHGKEKTYWAQVEGSPDEARLDMLQKGIDLGGFVTRPAKVRILQPEETARLWPRNPPVRERKTVPDFWLEITISEGKNRQVRRMTAKAGYPCLRLVRVAVGRLNLFELGIEQGVWAFCKTMP
- the mltB gene encoding lytic murein transglycosylase B — encoded protein: MKKTALIALSALVLASCSSDTQTGRAGSAKETPVPPVGKRPVFDHSADSVAVGGFNANANVQKFISHETAGGKFSAGELQSFFDGVIYKGNIINIMNRPGTSRPWYEFRTGNSGAARIAGGKRFYARHQATLDAVAKSYGVPAEIIVAIIGIETNYGTNMGSFRLADSLSTLAFDYPRRAEFFQKELHEFLLMAKEERRDVFGFQGSYAGAMGMPQFMPSSFRKYAVDYDGDGRRDIWNNIGDVAASVANYMKAHGWQTNGKMVVPVTLTITQELQNIIDEKTALTRTVGDLKRLGVTPQEVVDDNEKAVLYRLETAPGVYEYYIGLNNFYTVWQYNHSRMYVTAVRDIANGVSDNYRL